From the Flavobacterium galactosidilyticum genome, one window contains:
- a CDS encoding DoxX family membrane protein — protein sequence MKIAILIIRSLLGILFLYTSVSFFLHLAPEPETTGNFKAFNVGLMASTYLIPLAKSLEFLCGLSFITGRFVTLANIVILPVTLNILLINFFLTPENLPIALFVFFGNIFLIISHWGNYKGLFVAK from the coding sequence ATGAAAATTGCAATCCTAATAATTCGGTCCTTACTTGGAATTCTTTTTCTCTATACTTCAGTTAGTTTTTTTCTGCATCTCGCTCCTGAGCCTGAAACTACTGGAAATTTCAAAGCCTTTAATGTAGGATTAATGGCATCTACTTATTTAATACCTCTTGCGAAATCACTAGAATTTCTATGTGGACTGTCATTTATCACCGGACGATTTGTAACCCTTGCTAATATTGTCATTTTGCCTGTTACACTGAACATTTTGTTAATTAATTTCTTCTTGACACCAGAAAACCTGCCTATTGCGCTTTTTGTTTTTTTTGGCAATATCTTTTTAATTATTAGTCACTGGGGAAATTATAAAGGTTTGTTTGTAGCAAAGTAA